The genomic interval CACCGTTTTGTGGAATTTTATGTGGTTCCGCTGAGCGCTGTGGATGAAAATGAAGAGGGAGCCGTTGTGCTTTTCCGGGATGTGACCCGGGAACGTCAGACAACGGCCGATTCGATTGAGTCGGAGCGCCTGCAGGCACTGAGTCTGCTGGCGGCGGGTGTGGCGCATGAAATTGGAAATCCGCTTAATTCGATCAATATTCATCTTCAGTTGCTGGACCGTGAAATCGGTTATCTTGGAAATGAAGAGGCGGTGGAGGAGCTGCGGGAACTGGTTGACGTTTCCCGGAAGGAAGTCGACCGGCTCGATACGATTATCCGTCAGTTTCTGAAAGCGCTGCGGCCGTCGCTGCCGGAACGTAAACCGCAGAAGCTTGAAACATTGCTGAATGAAACGCTTGAGGTGATGCAGCATGAAATCCGTGACCGGCGGATGCTGGTTGAAACGGATTTCGCTACGGATGTGCCGGCGGTGATGGTGGATGAAACGCAGGTGAAGCAGGTGTTTTTCAATGTGATTAAAAATGCGCTGCAGGCGATGGGCGACGGCGGTATTCTGAAACTGGAAACGGATCTCACGGATCGGTTTGTCGGTGTGGTGGTTGAGGACAACGGCTCCGGTATTGATCCGGATAAACTCGGGGCGATTTATGAGCCGTATCATACCACCAAGGCCGAGGGTACCGGACTGGGGATGATGATCGTGCAGCGCATCATGCGTGATCATGGCGGCGAGATAGAGATCAATTCGGAGCCTGGCCGCGGGACCCGTCTTACGCTGAGGTTCCCGCGCGAAGATGCACGTCTGAATTTACTGATTGCTCCGGAAAAGGAGGCTTAAGATGTCTAAACCGACTGTTTTGATTGTTGATGATGAGAAGAGCGCACGTGATGGGCTGGTTCGGGCCCTGCGTCGGGACTATCGTGTTTTTGCGGCGGAAAACGGGACTTCTGCGCTGGAGGTGCTGGGAAGCCAGAATATTGATGTGCTGCTCAGTGATGTCCGCATGCCGGGGAT from Verrucomicrobia bacterium S94 carries:
- a CDS encoding PAS domain S-box protein encodes the protein MHEHRLIYLRRYDTVSGMKPGFFDKLVDRLDHLDKGSLQTYFLRLAREKGLMETIFQALEEGIIVLDSGAKLSYANRAAESMLGFKFEHAAGDRIQKYLKDIHWDLVLDLDEEEWSQLVRREIEITYPQHRFVEFYVVPLSAVDENEEGAVVLFRDVTRERQTTADSIESERLQALSLLAAGVAHEIGNPLNSINIHLQLLDREIGYLGNEEAVEELRELVDVSRKEVDRLDTIIRQFLKALRPSLPERKPQKLETLLNETLEVMQHEIRDRRMLVETDFATDVPAVMVDETQVKQVFFNVIKNALQAMGDGGILKLETDLTDRFVGVVVEDNGSGIDPDKLGAIYEPYHTTKAEGTGLGMMIVQRIMRDHGGEIEINSEPGRGTRLTLRFPREDARLNLLIAPEKEA